In Acaryochloris marina S15, a single genomic region encodes these proteins:
- a CDS encoding universal stress protein has product MKTILLCSDGSAFADGIYKYGAWFAHQLQAQMKVLFVSDIRQKVVSTGNLSGSIGLGASEQLLNELVNLEHEKAKLNKQRAKLILHNAEQVLKAEGLSNLELLNPTGFLVDCFHDFEAESDLIVLGKRGEAAEFASGHLGANVDRIVRSSAKPCLVTPQTFAPIESLLVAYDGSPTGKRVLNFLVDSAPGFKDIEIHLLTVAKKESDAVKSQELADAEKTLQQAGLTVTTTLSTGAPEKVISDYIEQNKMSLLLMGAYGHRRIRHLVIGSTTVQLLRSVQVPVLLFR; this is encoded by the coding sequence ATGAAAACCATTCTTCTCTGCTCTGATGGGTCTGCCTTTGCAGACGGCATTTATAAATATGGAGCCTGGTTTGCTCACCAACTTCAGGCTCAGATGAAGGTTCTGTTTGTCAGTGATATTCGCCAAAAGGTCGTTTCCACCGGCAATCTCAGCGGCAGTATTGGTCTTGGGGCATCCGAGCAGCTGTTAAACGAATTGGTGAACCTGGAGCATGAAAAAGCCAAGCTCAACAAACAACGGGCAAAGTTGATTCTGCACAATGCGGAGCAAGTCCTCAAGGCAGAAGGGCTCAGTAATCTAGAACTGCTCAACCCCACGGGCTTCCTTGTAGACTGCTTCCATGATTTTGAGGCCGAATCCGACCTGATCGTGCTGGGCAAGCGGGGGGAGGCAGCGGAGTTTGCCTCAGGGCATTTGGGGGCCAACGTGGATCGAATTGTGCGCAGCAGTGCCAAGCCCTGCCTGGTGACTCCCCAAACCTTTGCCCCGATTGAGAGTCTACTGGTGGCTTATGACGGTAGCCCCACGGGCAAGCGGGTCTTGAACTTCCTAGTGGACAGTGCCCCAGGGTTCAAGGATATTGAGATTCATCTGCTGACAGTGGCAAAAAAAGAGTCGGATGCAGTGAAATCCCAGGAGTTAGCTGATGCCGAGAAAACGCTGCAACAGGCAGGACTGACCGTGACGACCACCCTGTCCACAGGAGCCCCTGAAAAGGTAATTTCCGACTATATTGAGCAAAACAAAATGAGCCTGTTACTGATGGGGGCCTATGGTCACCGACGCATACGCCACCTTGTGATTGGTAGTACCACGGTTCAGCTCC